In Rhodococcus sp. OK302, one genomic interval encodes:
- a CDS encoding MFS transporter — protein sequence MTEPLALASRRGRWVVAATVLGSSMALLDGTVVNIALPHIGSDLGSGVAGLQWTLSGYTLALASLILLGGALGDRWGRRRVFVWGTVWFAVASLLCGIAPDITFLVVARILQGVGAALLTPGSLAIISASLREEDRGAAIGLWSGLGGVAGAVGPLFGGWLVEVAGWRSVFFLNLPLAALVVWASVRHVPESRDPNPPERLDVLGSACAVVGLGALTYGLIEMNLLAGVVGGLALCLFVVVERRSPSALVPPSLFHSRMFVAANLVTLAVYAALGGVFFLLVLQLQLVAGYSPVAAGVATIPITLALLLFSSRAGRYAQTHGPRLPMTVGPVLAAAGLVLMTRIGVDASYLTDVLPGVLVFGLGLSVMVAPLTAAVLGSVPVEQSGIASGVNNAVARTSQLLAVAALPGIAGINTEALVDPALFSDGFTVAMYICVGLLLLGAGIAAVLIRTPEVEPADSVACKPHCDLTGPAVQPNPSAD from the coding sequence ACGGAACCATTGGCGCTGGCGTCGAGACGAGGGCGCTGGGTTGTTGCCGCCACGGTTCTCGGTTCGAGTATGGCTCTCCTCGACGGCACTGTTGTCAACATCGCGCTGCCGCACATCGGCTCCGACCTGGGGTCTGGTGTGGCAGGCCTGCAATGGACGCTCAGCGGGTACACCTTGGCGTTGGCGTCGTTGATCCTTCTCGGCGGTGCGCTGGGGGATCGGTGGGGCCGACGCCGGGTGTTCGTGTGGGGCACCGTGTGGTTCGCGGTGGCGTCGTTGCTGTGTGGAATTGCTCCGGACATCACGTTTCTGGTGGTGGCACGAATCCTTCAAGGTGTCGGGGCAGCACTGCTGACGCCCGGGAGTTTGGCCATCATCTCGGCGTCGTTGCGTGAGGAGGACCGGGGTGCGGCTATCGGATTGTGGTCGGGTCTCGGGGGAGTTGCGGGTGCCGTCGGCCCGCTGTTCGGCGGTTGGCTTGTGGAGGTTGCCGGGTGGCGTTCGGTGTTCTTCCTGAACCTTCCACTTGCTGCTCTGGTGGTGTGGGCCTCCGTGCGTCATGTTCCGGAGAGTCGTGACCCGAACCCGCCCGAGCGCCTCGACGTACTCGGATCTGCCTGTGCGGTGGTCGGTCTCGGTGCATTGACGTACGGGCTGATCGAGATGAACCTACTTGCCGGTGTTGTCGGCGGGCTGGCTCTGTGTCTTTTTGTTGTTGTGGAACGACGTTCGCCGAGTGCGCTGGTGCCGCCGTCGCTTTTCCATTCGAGAATGTTCGTGGCGGCAAACCTGGTGACGCTGGCCGTGTACGCCGCGCTGGGCGGAGTGTTTTTCCTGTTGGTGTTGCAACTGCAACTTGTCGCCGGCTATTCACCGGTGGCGGCCGGTGTAGCAACGATTCCGATTACGTTGGCGTTGTTGCTGTTCTCGTCGCGGGCAGGCAGATACGCGCAGACTCACGGACCTCGCTTGCCGATGACTGTCGGGCCGGTGTTGGCGGCCGCGGGGTTGGTATTGATGACGCGCATCGGTGTTGATGCGTCGTATCTGACGGACGTGCTGCCCGGGGTGCTTGTTTTCGGTCTGGGTTTGTCCGTGATGGTGGCACCGTTGACTGCGGCGGTGCTGGGTTCGGTTCCGGTGGAGCAGTCGGGAATTGCGTCCGGTGTGAACAATGCGGTTGCCCGAACCAGCCAACTGCTGGCGGTTGCTGCATTGCCGGGAATTGCGGGAATCAACACCGAAGCCCTGGTGGACCCCGCACTGTTCTCGGACGGATTCACTGTGGCGATGTACATCTGTGTCGGACTCTTGCTGCTCGGCGCGGGTATTGCTGCCGTGTTGATCCGCACTCCGGAAGTGGAGCCGGCGGATTCGGTTGCCTGCAAACCGCACTGTGATCTGACAGGGCCTGCAGTGCAACCGAATCCGTCTGCAGACTAG
- a CDS encoding MFS transporter, producing MTAPSRLEKSAVSPRAWSMLGIGVAAQAAGTVFVSTPAFLIPLLHSEHGLSLAQAGTLAAAPTFGMVLTLVAWGALADRFGEKWVISIGLALTALAALAATTTDNYALLGITFLLGGMAAASTNAASGRVVVGWFPKDRRGLAMGIRQMSQPLGVTIASVTIPTLAAHTGIGSAVALSVALNGLLALICAVALVNPPRPAVTAAPVASVNPYRSNWFLWRIHIVSALLVFPQFTLSTFGLVWLISEQHWDAAPAGILIGVSQFVGALGRIVVGMWSDRAGSRVGPLRLVSISAAVVMLAMAAADATPWGIPALILLLATTVSVADNGLAFTSVAEAAGPQWQGKALGAQNTGQFIAASAVGPVVGALIGIVGYPIAFAIVAAFPAAAIPLVPSRDRDIST from the coding sequence ATGACCGCACCGTCACGGCTGGAGAAATCAGCAGTCTCACCCCGGGCATGGTCGATGCTCGGCATCGGTGTTGCAGCCCAGGCGGCAGGCACCGTCTTCGTCAGCACCCCCGCCTTCCTGATTCCACTCCTGCACTCCGAGCACGGCCTCTCACTGGCCCAGGCCGGAACACTCGCTGCTGCACCCACTTTCGGCATGGTCCTGACGCTGGTTGCCTGGGGAGCCCTGGCCGACAGATTCGGCGAGAAGTGGGTCATCTCCATCGGATTGGCCTTGACCGCGCTGGCCGCCCTGGCAGCCACCACCACCGATAACTATGCGCTCCTGGGTATTACATTCCTGCTCGGCGGTATGGCGGCGGCCAGCACCAACGCCGCTAGTGGACGCGTAGTGGTCGGTTGGTTCCCGAAGGATCGACGCGGACTGGCCATGGGCATCCGGCAGATGTCCCAACCGTTGGGCGTGACCATCGCTTCGGTCACCATCCCGACGCTGGCAGCCCACACCGGAATCGGTTCGGCGGTCGCACTGTCAGTGGCTCTCAACGGCCTGCTCGCGCTGATCTGTGCAGTTGCGCTGGTCAATCCCCCACGTCCGGCCGTCACCGCAGCACCCGTCGCCTCCGTCAACCCCTACCGTTCCAACTGGTTCCTGTGGCGCATCCACATCGTGTCGGCGCTGCTGGTGTTCCCGCAGTTCACGTTGTCGACATTCGGCCTGGTGTGGCTGATCAGTGAGCAGCACTGGGACGCCGCTCCCGCCGGAATTCTGATCGGGGTTTCGCAGTTCGTGGGCGCTTTGGGACGCATCGTCGTGGGTATGTGGAGCGACCGCGCCGGGAGCAGAGTGGGCCCGCTGCGACTGGTTTCGATATCGGCCGCCGTGGTCATGTTGGCCATGGCAGCGGCCGACGCCACCCCCTGGGGAATCCCGGCACTGATACTCCTGCTGGCCACTACCGTCAGTGTTGCGGACAACGGCTTGGCCTTCACGTCTGTCGCCGAAGCTGCCGGACCTCAGTGGCAGGGAAAAGCCTTGGGCGCCCAGAACACCGGGCAGTTCATTGCCGCGTCGGCGGTCGGTCCGGTAGTGGGCGCACTGATCGGTATCGTCGGCTATCCCATCGCCTTTGCGATAGTCGCAGCGTTCCCCGCTGCGGCAATCCCATTGGTACCCAGCCGCGATCGCGATATCAGCACCTAG
- a CDS encoding sensor histidine kinase, with the protein MKPTWLRVDGLRTRLVLVFIAIVVIIAGATAGAVSLMARSWIYSNAQDVATAQFRDEVLSLNGEHVDGITPTSMASVFPDDMTVIVDGDVVQLGSANPSAIPPSFSNGLVSPKLLRFERLDSEHIMLGLSINLTDTSSAPGGKDQTLVSAVAIRPLVGVQDKFDNLLGVVALTLTLGVLVSGLLGFWIASTLVRPLKRLDDAASRAADGDLSVRLPEDGVAELAQLTTTFNNMVARNEAVINELKESEEQSRRFVADVSHELRTPLAALVPVSEILSEEIPNLPPDTATAARIVSSEITKLTRLVEDLIEMSRHDSQQARLVLDNIDLVSLTERTLESRGWSDIVELSAPQNISARVDSRRIDIVLANLVGNALRHGSPPVRVELSTEPGYAVIHVIDHGPGISPEYRQAIFRRFFKVDTARGRSEGSGLGLSLTVENVRLHGGSIDVDQVDGRTVFTVRLPLN; encoded by the coding sequence ATGAAACCGACCTGGCTACGCGTCGACGGCCTCCGCACCCGGCTGGTTCTCGTCTTCATTGCCATCGTGGTGATCATCGCCGGAGCAACCGCGGGAGCGGTGTCTCTGATGGCACGATCCTGGATCTATTCCAACGCGCAAGACGTCGCGACTGCGCAGTTTCGCGACGAAGTACTCTCGCTCAACGGTGAACATGTCGACGGAATCACCCCGACAAGCATGGCAAGTGTATTTCCTGACGACATGACAGTGATCGTGGACGGTGATGTCGTTCAACTCGGATCCGCCAATCCGTCAGCGATACCGCCGAGCTTCTCGAACGGGCTGGTCAGCCCCAAACTGCTCCGTTTCGAGAGACTCGACTCCGAGCACATCATGCTGGGCTTGTCGATCAATCTCACCGACACTTCCTCCGCACCCGGCGGCAAAGATCAGACACTGGTCAGCGCCGTCGCCATCCGCCCGCTCGTCGGCGTGCAGGACAAATTCGACAATCTGCTCGGGGTCGTTGCGCTCACCCTCACCCTCGGTGTCCTCGTCAGCGGATTACTCGGCTTCTGGATCGCGTCGACACTGGTTCGTCCGCTCAAACGCCTCGACGACGCCGCATCGCGCGCCGCCGACGGCGACTTGAGCGTCCGCCTACCGGAAGACGGAGTGGCCGAATTAGCTCAGTTGACAACAACATTCAACAACATGGTCGCGCGCAACGAAGCTGTGATCAACGAACTCAAAGAATCCGAAGAACAGTCCCGGAGATTCGTCGCCGACGTCTCGCACGAGCTGCGCACTCCGCTGGCAGCACTCGTACCCGTCAGCGAGATCCTGTCCGAAGAAATACCGAACCTGCCACCCGACACCGCCACCGCTGCCCGGATCGTGAGCAGCGAAATCACCAAACTCACCCGACTCGTCGAAGACCTCATCGAAATGTCGCGCCACGACTCGCAACAAGCACGGCTGGTGCTCGACAACATCGACCTCGTCAGCCTGACCGAGCGCACGCTGGAGAGCCGCGGATGGTCCGACATCGTAGAACTCTCCGCACCCCAAAACATCAGTGCCCGAGTTGATTCACGCAGAATCGATATCGTCCTCGCCAACCTCGTCGGCAACGCCTTACGTCACGGATCGCCCCCCGTGCGCGTCGAACTGAGCACTGAACCCGGCTACGCCGTCATCCACGTCATCGACCACGGACCCGGCATTTCGCCTGAGTACCGCCAAGCGATCTTCCGCCGATTCTTCAAGGTAGACACTGCTCGTGGGCGTAGTGAGGGCAGCGGACTCGGCCTGTCACTGACCGTCGAGAACGTACGCCTGCACGGCGGCAGTATCGACGTCGATCAGGTAGATGGACGCACAGTCTTCACAGTTCGCTTGCCCCTCAACTGA
- a CDS encoding winged helix-turn-helix domain-containing protein, producing MVNILFIEDDPAVAEAIMLGLNRLGHTVSHRPDGNTDFDDALLAADLVLLDLGLPGADGYEICRRIRTRSAIPIIILTARSDDIDTVAGLEAGADDYVVKPASPRVLDARIKAVVRRSAPTTPPTETLPAAETFGDLKIDRASLKIHKAGAQLTLTPTEIRLILALTQNPGLVLSRQQLLSAAWDQEYLGDSRIVDAAVQRLRSKIEDDPAEPTFIETVRGFGYRFNSQPR from the coding sequence ATGGTGAACATTCTTTTCATAGAAGACGATCCGGCCGTCGCCGAAGCAATCATGTTGGGGCTGAACCGACTCGGGCACACCGTCAGCCATCGACCCGACGGCAACACCGATTTCGACGACGCTCTGCTCGCCGCAGACCTGGTACTTCTCGATCTCGGACTTCCGGGTGCCGACGGCTACGAAATCTGCCGACGCATCCGCACCCGTAGCGCCATCCCCATCATTATTCTGACCGCACGATCCGACGACATCGATACCGTCGCCGGACTGGAAGCCGGTGCCGACGACTACGTCGTCAAACCCGCCAGTCCGCGGGTACTCGACGCCCGGATCAAAGCCGTCGTACGCCGGTCAGCGCCCACCACTCCGCCTACTGAAACACTCCCTGCCGCCGAAACTTTCGGAGACTTGAAGATCGATCGAGCGTCACTCAAAATCCACAAAGCCGGAGCACAATTGACCCTCACCCCGACCGAGATTCGCTTGATTCTGGCGCTGACCCAGAATCCCGGGCTGGTCCTGAGCCGTCAACAACTGCTGTCCGCCGCCTGGGATCAGGAATACCTCGGAGATTCACGCATCGTCGACGCCGCCGTGCAACGCCTCCGAAGCAAGATCGAAGACGACCCGGCCGAACCGACGTTCATCGAAACGGTTCGCGGCTTCGGCTACCGATTCAACTCCCAACCCCGATGA
- a CDS encoding phosphatase PAP2 family protein codes for MSRIKLPRLFAALVLLVLGIIEFELAVNTAGGQIVDQQIMRDAAYSEDLDSLAAAFIGLVTPILIVGGVLVVLMITLRNNPIALALRVAVVTLGPIATAWALKQSLQRPDLNGLVMHNSFPSGTLTAVTALVCAIVFATPHRWRSIVAINGALIVIGTAISVIVLQWHRPSDVIGALLLVGCYTLAVSAFPLNTTVPRQSALADPGNERLSRV; via the coding sequence ATGTCACGCATCAAACTACCGAGACTGTTTGCCGCACTGGTACTTCTGGTCTTGGGAATCATCGAATTCGAGTTGGCGGTCAACACTGCCGGCGGTCAGATAGTCGACCAGCAGATCATGAGAGACGCGGCCTACTCGGAGGATCTCGACTCCCTGGCCGCGGCATTCATCGGTCTGGTCACCCCGATTCTGATAGTGGGAGGAGTACTCGTGGTACTCATGATCACGTTGCGTAACAACCCGATTGCACTGGCGCTCCGCGTTGCCGTCGTGACACTGGGACCGATCGCCACAGCCTGGGCGCTCAAACAGTCCCTTCAGCGACCAGATCTCAACGGTCTTGTCATGCACAATTCCTTCCCCAGTGGCACCCTGACCGCTGTTACAGCCCTGGTCTGCGCGATCGTGTTCGCAACTCCCCATCGATGGCGCTCCATAGTTGCAATCAACGGTGCCTTGATCGTCATCGGCACCGCAATCTCCGTGATCGTCCTTCAGTGGCACCGGCCGAGCGACGTGATCGGTGCGCTGCTTCTGGTGGGCTGCTACACCCTCGCCGTGTCCGCTTTCCCGTTGAACACCACGGTTCCACGGCAATCCGCGCTGGCCGACCCCGGGAACGAACGACTCTCGAGGGTGTAA
- a CDS encoding M15 family metallopeptidase: MPSHRGIFCLLTLGVLGLTACSYTDDAQPKSGNYLATQPDSGPAGGEIEGGISPSDTHLPALARLDTALLAALHSAVADARKSGVVMHVTSGWRSAAFQQRLFDNAVVKYGSASEAAQWVHPPNLSKHVSGQAVDIGPTNADDWLIQHGSDYGLCQTYANEMWHFELATTPGGECPPQLSNPSDERAEG, translated from the coding sequence ATGCCCAGCCACCGCGGAATATTCTGCCTCCTCACGCTCGGAGTGCTCGGACTCACCGCATGCTCGTATACCGACGACGCCCAGCCGAAGAGCGGAAACTATCTTGCCACTCAACCTGATTCAGGACCCGCCGGCGGCGAGATCGAGGGCGGCATCAGCCCGAGCGACACACACTTGCCGGCGCTGGCACGCCTGGACACCGCACTACTCGCAGCACTTCACTCGGCCGTCGCCGATGCCCGGAAATCCGGCGTTGTCATGCATGTCACGTCAGGTTGGCGATCCGCGGCATTTCAACAACGCCTCTTCGACAACGCCGTCGTAAAGTACGGCAGCGCAAGCGAAGCCGCACAATGGGTGCACCCGCCGAACCTCTCGAAACACGTCAGCGGACAGGCCGTCGACATCGGACCGACAAATGCCGACGACTGGCTCATCCAGCACGGCAGCGACTACGGACTGTGTCAGACCTACGCCAATGAAATGTGGCATTTCGAATTGGCCACCACCCCCGGCGGCGAATGTCCCCCACAACTGAGCAACCCCTCGGACGAGAGAGCGGAAGGCTGA